In the Ranitomeya imitator isolate aRanImi1 chromosome 2, aRanImi1.pri, whole genome shotgun sequence genome, TCTCATCAGGTATGACAGATCTATTAATTAATTTATGCATGTTATATTGCGGTGAAGGATGGTTTTGTTGTTGTgttagccaatttttttttttttgctgcaagggCCTGTGGACAGTAAGATGGCCATCTCATCCCTGGAGAATTtttggagaattcttccagttctgtgagattcatggttcatcttgcatgcactgatattttgaggtgcagccacagattttcaatgatgttcagatcaggggactgtgagggccattgtaaaatcttcggCTTGCGCCTTTTCAGGTAGTGTATTGTGGATTTTAAcacaagccatcctcttttcatcttcagctatttttttacagatgatgttacgtttgcatcaacaatttgttgaaccttcattgaatccattcttccctctgcccataaaatgttccccgtgccattggctgcaacaaaagaccaaaagcatgattgatccactcccatgcttaatggttggtgaaatgctcttttttctgaaattctgtgccctttgttCTATTTTAACCTCCTCTTTCCGctgaacttgtttccaaaatgcatcaggcatgtctagatgttcttttgcatacttctggcgcTGAATTTTTTGGTGAGGATGCagtagaggttttcttctgatgactattccatgaaggccatatttttggaagtgtctctgaacagtagaacaatgtaccacacctccagagtctgctaaatctttttgaaggtcttttgcagtcagtcTGGGGTTGTGAtctgatttgcctttctagcaatccCATGAACAGCTCTTACTGACATTctgcttgatcttccagaccttatcttgacctccactattcctgttaaatgccatttcttaattacatttcaaactgaggaaagggcagcttgaaaacactttgctatcttcttatagccttctgctgctttgtgggcctccaccattttcattttcagagttctaggcagCGGCTTAGAAGAGCCCATGGCTGCTATATTTGGCACAAGGTTAGTTGAGGCTGGAttctataaagctgggaaatttgcatcacctggtctttcctaacaatgattgtgaacaagccataaccctaacaggctaattaatgtctgaaacactggtcaaagttatctgagcaaacaaatccacgagggtgacaaaacttttgcatcggcccattttcctttttgtaacctttaaaatgtaaaaaattacaatatacttttttcgcaataacagtaattttgaccaggggtgtccacacTTTTACAAGTCACTGTATGACAGGTCAGTCAGTTGTCTCCATGTAAAGAAAACCCTGCACCATTATGTATTTATGTATTATAAGAGGGCTGGAACATCTAATGAATATTGATAAGTGATAGTTTTGATGATACATTTACGTGGATCGGGGCACtgatggacacagacagaaaatggCCATTGTGCAAAGCAGAATAAATTGgtctaatagctcatcataatgctcaATTCCACCTGTTTTAGAGGTAGAAATGGACCTCTTTACCTCTTGGGCCACAGATTGCATCAATGCTATATCTGCCCCTGGATCATAGTATAATTCAAGAAAAATAGCCAGACATATCCTTTTTTAATATCCTGGCTCAAATGCATAAAAATGAGCATTTTGTAGACAGATGTTCCTTAATAATAGGATATCGGGCCTCCATTTTTGATGATAGTGAATTGTCAGTGATCTGTCTTGCTCTTTTGATGAGGTTTTTTCCTGCCCGTTCCTCCTATTATTCTAATTCATGAACGCCCCCGTTCAGTTTCCTTCTTTCCACCCTCTTGGCCCTCTCACTCATCCCTCTTACTCGGTGCCCTCTCACTCCTCCCTTGCCGATATAAAGAGACGCTCTGTATGCATTGCAGCAGCTTCATCCATCTTATCATACCCACTGttgccttgaaaaaaaaaaaaggattaatcgcCATCCTTGGTCCCCGCTCCCTGATTGACAGCTAAATCCCTATGCCTCCTGCTTAGCATGCGTCCAGCCCGCCTTGCATGACACTGCCACTGCCTCTCTCGCAGAGCCGCAGCAGCACCAGAAGCAGCTTCCAAATCTGTGGAGGGCTCATCTCCTGCACAGCCCTATCGGCACGGAATCCAATTAAAACACGGGAGAGACGCCGAGACACGAGCAGCTCcactcttttcttctttttttccccttctgctaaaAGATTTCTGCATTTCCAAGTCCCGAGCTGACGTCCCCCCCCCCTCTTTTCACTCCATAAGTGCTTTTAGCCAaggcataaaataaaaagggaAGAAAATTAAGATTAAAGAAGGGGGGGCAAAAGAGATAACGGTGAAGGAGGAAAAAGAAGCCTTATGTCCCCCTTCAACTCTAACATGTTGGATGTATGGACAGTTTCGCAGAGCAAAGGTTGACACATCAGAACCTACCGGCCCCCCGCCTCGACCATTATAATGTCTTGCACTGCACTATGACCTTGGATGTCCAAACTGTGGTGGTCTTCGCGGTGATCGTGGTCCTGCTGCTGGTGAACGTGATTCTGATGTTTTTCCTGGGCACTCGTTAAAAAGGATTTTCTCCCTGGAACCCGCGAGGGAAAGAGAGCACGACACAGTACCGAGCTCGCTATGCCACCGAGCTTCATCATGGACTCACTGTGATATGTATGACGTTGCTATATTATCTGTGCCtaagtctttgtgtgtgtgtgtcatattaAACCCTTCCACCGCCGGGGTGGGGAGGCGGGAGAGTGGGCTTGTGATGCATTGGCCAACGTTGCATGTTACCCCTTCGGTGTTGAGGGTTAAGACTTCCTGGCGGTGTAATCCCTCAGTGTTCGGTCTTAGATGTGTATAAATAGGAACGGAGTCTGCAGAATCCTAATGGAAATCATTGGCGTCCTCGTACTCGCCTTTTATATTTAATCTTTACTTAGATAAGCACATTTTCGTTTAGCGGTGGGTGACAAATCTCTTCTTAGATTGTCACCATTTGCTTTCGAGCCAATCTATTCATaagggtttatttattttttttctccaccaATGCAGAAATATTATCCTTGAAACTAAAAGGGGGTTATGATTAATCAAGATAAAACCCGATGACTTAATGAGAATTTATATTGACAGCCCTGGTGGCAGATGTCAAGCCATAAAATAGCAAAAAGTTATGCATGACAAGAATTAATGGGGTGAGGGTGCGGGGTGGTCGCAGAATGGCAAAATAGTGATATAGCAAGCGTGCCGTGGCggtatagcagagctgagattgtccgTGTGTTACAATGGAGTTTGTAACTTGGTAACCGAGATAAGAtctgggtgttacataggactgcagataaaCCGATGGCATAATATTAACTCTGTAACGTATCCCAGGGCACGAATAGTTAAATGAGCAAATCAGCTTTGGAAATAGAGCAATCTGGTGTGAATTTAAAGCAAGCGAAGGAATAAGCCTGGGATCCCCCAATAAAGGGCTCTGTGATCCGGAGGCGATTGGATCGAGAATTGGGTTATTAGTTAGAAAAGCGATGCAGACCTTTATCTTTGCACAGTGGGGGCCGCGCCGGGTCTGTGCCTCGCATCCAAGGTTTGCCGGCCCCCCAGCTACTCTATAGTCTGTGCCTGGATGCCTATATGTTACATGTAGCCCTTTACGCCAGGGGCTGACACTCACAGGGTAACATGGCTGTTTGCTGCTGGGTCTCAGTCCATTTGTCTCCATGTTGCACTGACAGCGCAGCAGAAGTTTGGGCGCCATAAATAGCAGAGCTCATTTGGGGCCAGTGATTATCTTCATTTTGGAACAGGAGAAATCATGATATATGAATATTTATGGAATGGTGGAGATAATGAAGGCAACACAATTCATTTGAATACAGAAATCGTCTGAATTATTTCTTTTACAGAAGGAAAGCTTTCACTAAGATACATGCAGAAACTAAGCTGCCTGTCCTGTATGGTTCCATGATTTTTATCCGTGATGCTCGGTGcccatagagagatgatagagtgcTGCCTGTTTTGGGATTTATTGGTGACCTCCCTGGGAAAGAGGATTACATGACTTGCATCCAAATTATTGCCTCTGACTAGTGTCGCTGCATCATCATTTtctagacagatagatatgggatagatagatagatagatagatagatagatagatagatagatagatagatagatagatatgagatagatagatagatagatagatagatatgggatggatagatagatagatagatagatagatagatagatagatagatagatatgagatagatagatagatagatatgggatagatagatagacagataacagatagataaagagatagaaagatagatatatagatagatagatgattgatagacagataatagatagatgattgattgatagataatagatagatagatagatagatagatagatagatagatagatatagatagacagatagatctatagatagatagatagataatagatagatgattgatagatgattgatagataatagatagatgattgatagatgatagatagatagataatagatagatgattgctagataatatatagatagatctatagatagataatagacagataatagatagatacatgattgatagatagatagatagatagatagatagatagatatagatagatacagtgatagatgattgattgattgatagaaAATAGAGAgatctataaatagatagatagataatagattgatagataatggatatatagatagatagatagatagatagatagatagatagatagatagatagatgattgtagatgatagatgattgtagagatagatagatagatgatagatgattgtagatgatagatagacacagtagacagatagatagatagatagatagatagatagatagatagatagatagataatagatagatagtcagTCTGTAGGCTGCATTGTTAACCCTCTGAGCTGTGATATACTGCAGTAAATAGAATCACACAGTAttgtgctgggctctgctacatctgtgtatTTCTACTTTACACATACTGTTTGCAGTGATACTTTGTCCAAGATAAACTTTCCTTCCAGATATTCCACCATTAACTAATGTACATGTTAGATTCAGGAGTGACGGGCATCTGATCACTATGATACAAACCATCTTCATGCATCTCATACTGGTGATAATATTTCCCCTAAAGTTCCTGTAACGTATTGGACTTTCTTTACATGTAGATTTTCCAGTCTTCCTTTAATGACGAATCTGACGATACAAGAAGGTTTAGAGCTGCTTATAGTAGATGTTCAGTAATGGCAAGCTTTGGAGCATTGTGCTGTCATCTAACTGGTTTTCTGGTGTAATGTGCCCACAAAATGTTTCAGGTGTAATAATGATTGATCTTAAATGGCAGATAAAAAGTTTTGCAAAGTAGATAAACATTTTATCAATGTGTATTAAAAAGAATCAAATCAATCACGTCCAGTAAATGTGACCTGATAGGTACTGCTCTGCTGAACGGTGTGCTCAGTCTGTCATGCTTGTTATGTGTGATGTGCTTCGATGGAGACAATGTCTTTGGATATTATTCGAATAATGGTGATAAGCTTGCTCTGCCTTTCTCAGCCCAGCTGACGTGATAGACACATCTGAACAGCAGCTTGTTTTTAACATAGCTGTTCTGAGTTCGTCAAATGTTGGTGGAGAAatattgaacttgatggacctaggtctttttttcagCCTATGTAAACATGTAACTATATGTTAATTGATACacattagggctcatgcagacaacCATATTTTCAGCAATCTGACAAAACATCTGATcgcactaggaccaatgttattctatgggaccaTGTACATTTTGTTTCCTCGAACAGAGTCTGTCTGAGAGAAAATTGCAGCAGACTCGGACTCGACCATGGAAGTCAATGAGCCTGTGGAAAAAAAATCGGACTgcgctcagatgacatctgagtgcagtctaattGTCACAGAGAGAATGGAGATGATGCAGACTTTTttttcatcttctcctcatccaagaataTCAGAgcaaactctgatcaaagttttATCAAAGTTTAATTAAAATAATCGGCCCCATTCTCTTGGATGAGAAAAAATACGttggtgtgaccccagccttagtatGTGTTACTGGTGGTTGTACCTAATAGGTTattgaaaaaaatgttgctttaggcAAAATATAAAATTGTTTCCCAACTCAAATTGGAAAGCCCAAGGGTGGATGGTAGGAGATAGGATGGCGTCCTACCCCAAGTCATGGATGATGCACCCCTATCTGCAGCCATGTGGCAAGTACACATTCCTGGGCCAAGTTCCTTAGTGATCTGTACTAGACGTCAATCCTCCCTCCTGCCCCTCGGCACCGAGATTCACTCTATGCTCTTTACTTAGTTTATATTGATTTCCCGGAAAATGAAGTCCCAGATTAAATATGATAAGCTTTGAGCAGAAACACTTCCACATATGGAGACGCTGATGTCCTGACGGACAGATCGGTGAACCTAGCCTGCCCAGGAATGACATCCTCTCGGCTGCCCGTTCTATATCTCCACCATCGTTGCAGATGTGGCCAGGTCTTGGGTTACCTAGCCTGCCCAGGAATGACATGCTCTCAGCTGCCCGTTCTATGTCTCTGCCATTGCTGCAGATGTGGCCAGGCCTTGGGTTACCTAGCCTGCCCAGGAATGACACGTTCTCGGCTGCCCATTCTATGTCTCCGCCATCGCTGCAGATGTGGCCAGGTCTTGGGTTACCTAGCCTGCCCAGGAATGACATGCTCTCAGCTGCCCGTTCTATGTCTCTGCCATCGCTGCAGATGTGGCCAGGCCTTGGGTTACCTAGCCTGCCCAGGAATGACATGCTCTCAGCTGCCCGTTCTATGTCTCTGCCATCGCTGCAGATGTGGCCAGGCCTTGGGTTACCTAGCCTGCCCAGGAATGACATGCTCTCAGCTGCCCATTCTATGTCTCTGCCATCGCTGCAGATGTGGCCAGGCCTTGGGTTACCTAGCCTGCCCAGGAATGACATGCTCTCAGCTGCCCGTTCTATGTCTCTGCCATCGCTGCAGATGTGGCCAGGCCTTGGGTTACCTAGCCTGCCCAGGAATGACATGTTCTCGGCTGCCCGTTCTATGTCTCCGCCATCGCTGCAGATGTGGCCATGTCTTGGGTTACCTAGCCTGCCCAGGAATGACATGCTCTCGACTGCCCATTCTATGTCTCCGCATCGCTGCAGATGTGGCCAGGCCTTGGGTTACCTAGCCTGCCCAGGAATGGCATGCTCTCAGCTGCTCATTCTATGTCTCCGCCATCACTGCAGATGTGGCCAGGTCTTGGGTTACCTAGCCTGCCCAGGAATGACATGCTCTCAGCTGCTCATTCTATGTCTCCGCCATCACTGCAGATGTGGCCAGGTCTTGGGTTACCTAGCCTGCCCAGGAATGACATGCTCTCGGCTGCCCATTCTATGTCTCCGCATCGCTGCAGATGTGGCCAAGCCTTGGGTTACCTAGCCTGCCCAGGAATGACATGCTCTCAGCTGCTCATTCTATGTCTCTGCCATCACTGCAGATGTGGCCAGGTCTTGGGTTACCTAGCCTGCCCAGGAATGACATGCTCTCGGCTGCCCATTCTATGTCTCTGCCATTGTTGCGGAAGTGGCCAGGCCTTGGGTTACCTCGCCTGCCCAGGAATGACATGCTCTCGGTTGCCCGTTCTATGTCTCCGCCATCACTGTGGATGTGGTCAGGCCTTGGGTTACCTAGCCTGCCCAGGAATGACATGCTCTCGGCTGCCCGTTCTATGTCTCCGCCATTGCTGCAGATGTGGCCAGGCCTTGGCTTACCTAGCCTGCCCAGGAATGACATGCTCTCAGCTGCCTGTTCCATATTTCCGCCATCACTGTGGATGTGGCCAGGCCTTGGTTTACCTAGCCTGCCCAGGAATGGCATGCTCTCAGCTGCTCATTCTATGTCTCCGCCATCACTGCAGATGTGGCCAGGTCTTGGGTTACCTAGCCTGCCCAGGAATGACATGCTCTCGGCTGCCCATTCTATGTCTCCGCATCGCTGCAGATGTGGCCAGGCCTTGGGTTACCTAGCCTGCCCAGGAATGGCATGCTCTCAGCTGCTCATTCTATGTCTCCGCCATCACTGCAGATGTGGCCAGGTCTTGGGTTACCTAGCCTGCCCAGGAATGACATGCTCTCGGCTGCCCATTCTATGTCTCCGCATCGCTGCAGATGTGGCCAGGCCTTGGGTTACCTAGCCTGCCCAGGAATGGCATGCTCTCAGCTGCTCATTCTATGTCTCCGCCATCGCTGCAGATGTGGCCAGGCCTTGGGTTACCTAGCCTGCCCAGGAATGACATGCTCTCGGCTGCCTGTTCTATGTCTCCGCCATTGCTGCAGATGTGGCCAGGCCTTGGCTTACCTAGCCTGCCCAGGAATGACATGCTCTCAGCTGCCCGTTCTATATCTCTACCATCACTGTGGATGTGGCCAGGTCTTGGGTTACCTCGCCTGCCCAAGAATGACATGCTCTCGGCTGCCTGTTCTATGTCTCCGCCATTGCTGCGGATGTGGCCAGGCCTTGGGTTTTGTTAGCTGACTGTAGTCATGGTAATAGGTTGCCAGCTACCTGATCTGAAAAGTGTTCAGCAGAATTATAATCAACTGCATCTCGAATCTTGTTACCCGGTGTTCTCGGTGAGTCAGATTGCGGCAAGCGGTATTCAATATTTTAACTGCTTTGGAACCAGAAAGACCCACAACGCTTTACAAAAATTAAAGTGAGGGCTGCAAAGAGGCCACAACCAATGTGCTCAACGAAATGACAACATGTACTCTTGTATTGATGGTAGATTATCCACACATCCTCATGGGCCAGGATTACCTGGAGGGCATCGTGACAACTCAATGCAGCTTTCATGGTAAAGTAACACTACAGTGATTTTTCTCTTCCAATTCTATACATGCACAGTGATGTACTAACCAATACTACCCAATGGCCGCCTTCTTCTGTCCTGAGCACATTTCCAATCCTCTTCAGAGTAGCGCTGGGAACGGAAGAAGGCAGCGACCGGTAAGTATTTCACAGGCGCACATATAACATGGATAAGGGAGTAGATAAAAAAACATTGCTGGAGTGCTACTTTCAGCTTTAATAAGCTTGAGCTGTACTGTATCATCACTGCAGACATTTATCAGCATTTCTGTCTGCGGAGACGTAAAGGTTTGGTTGCAGTCGAATTGAACATGGTTGAAATTAATCCAAATATGACCTTTACTGTATTCCAGGATGGGGCAATAGAGAAGTGACGTTGTACTCATTTCATTGGGTTGTGCAATGCATATGGCAATCCGTCcagtatacagggtgggccatgtttaTGGATACACCTGGGGGGGCTAtggatatggatacacctaaataaaatgggaatggttggtgatatcaacttcctgtttgtggcacgttagtatatgggaggaggaaaacttttcaagatgggtggtgaccatggtggccattttgaagtcggacattttggattACATCTTTATAAATGGCCTACCCAGGTGTatgcatataaatggcccaccctgtagatgctCTGCGCCCATAAAgactgcattttttttaaatagcatTGATTTGTCGGATCTACATACAACATTTTTATGTGTTTAAACATTAACTCCTATTTATTTAGCACTAAAAAACTCCAAAAACCTCCAATGACTATGAGTAGTAATTACAAGATTTATTGTCTCTGAGTCCTTCTGTGTTTGAATTTATTTCATTCATTTAAGTTACTCCAGGTCTAATTTGTTAACTTGAAGGATTGTCCTCATCTTAAAACACAATAGCATATCGCTAAGATTTGCCATCACTTTAATATTAATGGAAGTAAGACCTTTGGGATCCCCATTGATCCAGAGTTTGAAGGGCATGTAGTTCTGGTCTCCACTTCCCCGCCGAACTCTAAAGTCCTGAGATCCTGTAGAACCCTATTTTGCAT is a window encoding:
- the LOC138662078 gene encoding uncharacterized protein, with the protein product MDSFAEQRLTHQNLPAPRLDHYNVLHCTMTLDVQTVVVFAVIVVLLLVNVILMFFLGTR